From Nicotiana tabacum cultivar K326 chromosome 15, ASM71507v2, whole genome shotgun sequence, the proteins below share one genomic window:
- the LOC142169636 gene encoding uncharacterized protein LOC142169636, with translation MGCNMERVGEVTYRLAFPPNIEGIHLVFYVSIIHWYHEDKLYVLDFSTIQLDENLNYEEEPIAIIDQQVQKLTSKEIHSIKVLWKGKTTKEATWESDFDMMSRYPHLFTNLGLYDSDIGISGVPRGA, from the exons ATGGGGTGTAACATGGAGAGAGTAGGGGAGGTTACTTATAGGCTTGCATTTCCTCCCAACATAGAAGGGATACATctggtattttatgtttctattatTCACTGGTATCATGAAGATAAGTTATATGTTCTAGATTTCAGTACGATACAGCTTGATGAGAATCTGAATTATGAGGAAGAGCCGATAGCTATTATAGATCAGCAGGTTCAGAAGTTAACATCTAAGGAAATTCATTCCATTAAAGTGCTATGGAAAGGGAAGACGActaaggaggctacttgggagtccgattTCGATATGAtgagtagatatccacatctcTTTACTAATTTAG GTCTATATG ATTCAGACATTGGTATCAGTGGAGTCCCAAGAGGTGCTTAG